One Desulforhopalus sp. DNA segment encodes these proteins:
- a CDS encoding dihydroorotate dehydrogenase, which yields MIPQDDTLPDLRVNIGSLEIANPVMTASGTFGYAREFEGLMNLQRLGAVIVKGISLHPRNGNPPPRIVETSCGMLNAIGLQNVGVARFISEKMKYLAGLNVPVIVNILGDSLTEYEEITSRLVGVPGVAGIEVNISCPNVKKGGVAFGTDPAMAAAVTAAVKSKADVPVMVKLSPNVSDITVIAKAVADAGADAISLINTLIGMAIDVSTRRPALANIIGGLSGPAIKPVALRMVYQVAKVVSVPVIGIGGIETAEDALEFMLAGATAVQIGTANFVNPRASEDVVEGIYAYAKAEKLPSIRSIIGGLRVD from the coding sequence ATGATTCCACAAGATGATACCCTTCCTGATTTGCGTGTCAATATTGGGTCGCTTGAAATTGCCAATCCGGTGATGACCGCTTCGGGGACCTTCGGCTATGCCAGGGAGTTCGAGGGCTTGATGAATTTACAGCGTCTCGGGGCAGTGATCGTTAAGGGGATATCCCTGCATCCCCGCAATGGCAATCCGCCGCCGAGAATTGTCGAGACCTCCTGCGGGATGCTCAATGCTATCGGTCTGCAAAATGTCGGGGTTGCCCGATTTATCAGCGAAAAGATGAAATATCTTGCGGGACTGAATGTGCCGGTGATTGTCAATATCCTTGGAGATTCCCTTACTGAGTACGAAGAAATTACCAGTCGGCTGGTGGGTGTCCCTGGGGTTGCCGGGATTGAGGTGAATATTTCCTGCCCGAATGTTAAGAAAGGCGGTGTAGCCTTTGGTACCGATCCGGCCATGGCCGCAGCGGTCACCGCGGCAGTGAAGAGCAAGGCCGATGTGCCGGTAATGGTCAAGCTTTCGCCAAATGTTTCTGATATTACTGTCATTGCAAAGGCGGTTGCGGATGCGGGGGCTGATGCCATCTCCTTGATCAATACCCTGATTGGCATGGCCATTGATGTATCGACGCGCCGTCCGGCATTGGCTAATATAATCGGAGGATTATCCGGTCCGGCAATCAAGCCGGTGGCTTTGCGGATGGTGTATCAGGTCGCCAAGGTAGTGTCTGTGCCGGTCATCGGTATTGGCGGTATTGAGACTGCGGAGGATGCCTTGGAATTCATGCTTGCCGGAGCCACTGCAGTGCAGATTGGCACCGCCAATTTTGTCAACCCAAGGGCCAGTGAGGATGTCGTTGAAGGGATCTACGCATATGCCAAAGCTGAAAAACTACCTTCTATCAGGTCGATCATTGGCGGATTGCGGGTCGATTGA
- the aroA gene encoding 3-phosphoshikimate 1-carboxyvinyltransferase codes for MIEIRPIGKVDASLEVPGSKSLTQRALIAAALADGESRLIGPLESDDTAYSSQALQQLGAEIKTGTDWRVVGNGGVIQPSKEPIYLGNNGTATRFLTSVASLGSTQYTIDGDSRMHQRPIGPLISALQGWGVDISSVRGTGCPPLFINGHGLKGGKTILPEGKSSQYLSSLLLVAPYAKKPAVLEVEGKIYSKPYITMTLAVMADFGIRVECARDFSSFSVPQGCYKAREYRIEGDASNASYFWAAAAITGGRVTVTNVPVPSLQGDALLAPLLGRMGCEIVKTGDAITLQGAERLEGITVDMGDMPDVAPTLAVVAAFAHGTTVLNNIAHLRIKECDRLAAVVTELTKLGVNVEERESSMIIHGDGGRNLRGAEIHTYSDHRMAMCFAVAGLRIPGVKITGEDCVGKSFPDFWQRFALLAGK; via the coding sequence ATGATAGAAATCCGACCCATTGGCAAGGTTGACGCTTCCCTGGAAGTGCCCGGCTCAAAAAGCCTCACCCAGAGAGCCCTTATCGCTGCCGCCTTGGCAGACGGAGAGAGCAGGCTCATTGGCCCCTTAGAAAGTGATGACACTGCGTATTCCTCCCAGGCCTTGCAGCAGCTGGGGGCTGAAATCAAGACGGGTACTGATTGGCGGGTGGTCGGCAATGGTGGGGTGATACAACCTTCAAAGGAGCCGATTTATTTAGGAAATAATGGGACAGCCACTCGTTTTCTTACCTCGGTGGCATCTCTTGGCTCTACTCAATATACCATTGATGGTGACAGCCGAATGCACCAAAGACCTATCGGACCATTAATTTCGGCACTGCAAGGTTGGGGAGTCGACATCTCATCGGTGCGAGGCACCGGTTGTCCACCGCTGTTCATCAATGGTCACGGATTGAAAGGTGGAAAAACCATCCTGCCCGAAGGTAAAAGCAGCCAATATTTGTCTTCTCTGTTGCTGGTTGCCCCATATGCCAAAAAACCAGCGGTTCTTGAGGTAGAGGGGAAGATTTACTCCAAACCGTACATTACAATGACCCTGGCGGTAATGGCGGATTTTGGTATTCGGGTTGAATGTGCCCGCGATTTCAGCTCATTTTCCGTGCCTCAGGGTTGTTACAAGGCACGGGAGTACAGAATTGAAGGGGATGCCTCCAATGCCTCGTATTTCTGGGCGGCGGCGGCAATAACCGGCGGCCGGGTGACTGTTACCAATGTTCCCGTACCGTCGTTGCAGGGCGACGCATTATTGGCGCCATTGCTCGGCCGTATGGGCTGCGAGATTGTTAAAACCGGCGATGCCATAACTCTTCAGGGTGCAGAGCGGCTTGAAGGAATTACCGTGGATATGGGGGATATGCCGGATGTCGCTCCGACACTGGCGGTTGTCGCAGCCTTTGCCCATGGGACGACAGTGCTCAACAATATTGCCCACCTGCGTATTAAGGAATGTGACCGCCTTGCGGCGGTGGTTACTGAACTTACCAAACTCGGAGTGAATGTTGAGGAACGGGAGTCGTCGATGATTATTCATGGTGATGGTGGACGGAATTTGCGAGGCGCCGAGATCCACACCTATTCCGACCACCGAATGGCGATGTGTTTTGCAGTCGCCGGACTTCGTATACCAGGAGTGAAAATTACCGGCGAGGATTGCGTTGGCAAATCTTTCCCGGACTTTTGGCAGCGGTTCGCACTGTTGGCTGGTAAATAG
- a CDS encoding SAM-dependent chlorinase/fluorinase yields the protein MSNINHPPIVTLLTDFGMQDEYAAVIKGVILRHAPTARLVDISHLIPPQSVTTASHLLARTYSYFPSHTIHLVIVDPGVGTSRAILAVAADSHYFVGPDNGVFTPVFEHANTLTVYRINPSQLFHKTCSSTFQGRDIMAPVAGQLAAGLDICRIGEKIDPRDCLFLEKSSCRREGKTLLGEIIHVDTFGNLCTNIKRQDVEEFSKGCDIAIYITTDLSVPLATTYSDFAKGTFLALFDSHDHLEIAANHGNAAQKLHIGTGAPITLSRR from the coding sequence ATGAGCAATATCAACCATCCACCCATTGTCACCCTGCTCACCGATTTCGGCATGCAGGATGAATATGCTGCGGTCATCAAGGGTGTAATCTTGCGACATGCCCCAACCGCTCGCCTTGTCGATATCTCCCACCTCATCCCCCCTCAGTCTGTAACAACCGCATCGCATCTGCTTGCCCGAACCTATAGCTATTTTCCGTCCCATACGATTCACCTGGTGATTGTCGACCCCGGAGTTGGTACCAGCCGTGCGATTCTCGCTGTTGCCGCCGATTCTCACTACTTTGTCGGACCGGATAATGGTGTTTTCACCCCGGTTTTCGAGCATGCCAATACACTGACAGTCTACCGGATCAACCCTTCTCAACTTTTTCATAAGACCTGCAGTTCAACCTTTCAAGGCCGGGATATCATGGCCCCAGTGGCCGGGCAGCTCGCCGCAGGTCTCGATATTTGCCGGATTGGAGAAAAAATCGACCCGAGAGACTGCCTATTTCTTGAGAAATCATCCTGTAGACGCGAAGGCAAGACCCTGCTCGGTGAAATCATTCATGTCGATACCTTCGGCAACCTGTGCACCAATATCAAAAGGCAGGATGTGGAAGAGTTCTCCAAAGGCTGCGATATTGCCATTTATATCACCACAGACCTGAGTGTTCCTTTGGCGACAACATATTCCGATTTTGCCAAAGGGACGTTCTTGGCTCTTTTTGACAGCCACGATCACCTGGAGATAGCAGCGAATCACGGCAACGCCGCGCAAAAATTGCACATAGGCACCGGCGCTCCGATTACCCTTTCCCGCCGATGA
- a CDS encoding MltA domain-containing protein, which produces MAQRIHPGLVILLALLVISLCVLAYLYLSNEPYQPLHGLHPKDFPSFVDDMDRSSLIDCTRRHLSYLQKQDPERIVSFGTDSYSIAWLLHSTDNFLKKLEEDPSEKELRRFLADNYLVYQVGGRKGQGRRQMLVTGYYEPVFEGNLTKQPPFLTPIYTLPPSLVNNSEKKGEKHAGRLNQNEPSTAYWSRREIETNPGLLSGYELAFLKDPVDAFLLHIQGSGRIRFPDSSVRTVRFAGTNGLEYKSIGKLLVDEKRIPLDEITIPVIRAYLLSHPEQQQRILHHNPRFVFFSWGNERGPKGSYGIELSPGRSIAVDDTALPCGSFGYLVSRIPKEGADGRVKEWLAITRFVFPQDSGAAIKGTGRVDIFLGHGEAAEFAANHLKEKGSLYFLVEKPPQSTQ; this is translated from the coding sequence ATGGCCCAAAGGATACACCCTGGCCTTGTCATCCTCCTCGCGCTGCTTGTCATCTCTTTGTGTGTTCTCGCCTACCTGTATCTCAGCAACGAGCCCTACCAGCCACTCCATGGTCTTCATCCGAAGGATTTTCCCTCCTTTGTCGATGATATGGATCGAAGCTCACTGATAGACTGTACACGCCGTCACCTCTCGTACCTGCAAAAACAGGATCCGGAGAGGATTGTCTCATTTGGCACCGATTCCTACAGCATTGCCTGGCTCCTTCATTCCACTGACAATTTTTTAAAGAAGCTTGAAGAAGACCCTTCAGAAAAAGAACTGAGACGTTTTCTCGCGGACAACTATCTCGTGTACCAAGTAGGCGGCCGGAAGGGGCAGGGGCGCCGGCAAATGCTGGTAACCGGCTATTACGAACCGGTTTTTGAAGGAAACCTGACAAAACAGCCGCCTTTTCTCACACCGATTTATACGCTCCCGCCTTCGCTGGTTAATAACTCTGAAAAAAAGGGCGAAAAGCATGCCGGCCGCTTGAACCAAAACGAGCCAAGTACCGCATATTGGAGCCGTCGGGAGATCGAAACCAACCCTGGATTACTAAGTGGCTATGAACTCGCCTTCCTGAAAGACCCCGTCGACGCCTTCCTCCTGCATATCCAGGGCTCGGGAAGGATACGCTTTCCCGACTCTTCGGTTCGTACCGTCCGCTTTGCGGGGACAAACGGCCTTGAATATAAAAGCATTGGCAAGCTGCTGGTTGATGAGAAACGAATCCCGCTGGATGAGATCACTATTCCGGTAATACGAGCCTATTTGCTTTCGCACCCGGAACAGCAGCAACGCATCCTGCATCACAACCCCCGCTTTGTTTTCTTTTCCTGGGGAAACGAGCGTGGCCCCAAAGGAAGCTATGGAATTGAACTCAGCCCTGGCCGCTCTATCGCCGTCGATGATACGGCCCTGCCATGCGGTTCTTTTGGTTACCTGGTGTCGCGGATACCAAAGGAAGGAGCAGACGGAAGGGTTAAAGAGTGGCTCGCCATAACAAGATTTGTTTTCCCCCAGGATTCCGGTGCAGCCATCAAAGGAACCGGTCGAGTTGACATCTTTCTAGGGCATGGGGAAGCTGCCGAGTTTGCCGCCAATCACCTGAAAGAAAAGGGCAGTCTCTATTTCCTGGTGGAAAAACCTCCCCAAAGTACTCAATAG
- a CDS encoding lytic murein transglycosylase, producing MNRPAVQLNFIFLAETALFAGQHLMYALAGLLVCFLLGISFPNTISAAQSDQQAADLVTENQPIDITNPQYLDLFRELQEQYHFPEPQLQQLFAKLHIDRKVLQLMDRQGEAKPYHQYRSLFISPMTIAIGKQNLAIHQRLFDRIEERYQVDREAIVAIWSIESRFGTSQGNFSLFQTLNTLFAAYPRRSAFYRKELINFLILCRDNGFDPWSIKGSYAGAFGQAQFMPSSFNTYAVDFDGDQRPDIVNSLPDIFASIAHYLKEFGWIFHTPLYAELGRELRSDMLIQAYTEGRKGRVDWRRLAKIQDVSLPQSPGDMPLSIVGLELAPQDGSGMRYIAGYPNMHAINEYNHSSKYAMAVAEMAESLKN from the coding sequence TTGAACAGACCAGCTGTTCAACTCAACTTTATCTTCCTGGCTGAAACAGCCCTTTTTGCCGGTCAGCACCTCATGTATGCACTGGCGGGCCTCCTGGTGTGTTTTCTCCTCGGGATCTCGTTTCCAAATACCATTTCAGCTGCACAATCTGATCAGCAGGCTGCCGATCTGGTTACCGAGAATCAGCCGATCGATATTACCAACCCCCAATATCTTGACCTCTTCCGAGAGCTACAAGAGCAATACCATTTCCCAGAACCCCAGCTGCAACAGCTCTTTGCCAAGCTCCATATCGATCGGAAGGTTCTGCAGCTTATGGATCGCCAGGGAGAGGCCAAGCCCTATCATCAATACCGTTCCCTTTTCATTTCACCCATGACCATTGCCATAGGCAAGCAGAACCTGGCTATACACCAGCGCCTCTTTGATCGCATCGAGGAGCGATATCAAGTTGACAGGGAAGCCATCGTGGCCATTTGGTCGATTGAATCGAGGTTTGGCACCAGTCAAGGCAATTTTAGTCTCTTCCAAACTCTCAACACCCTCTTTGCCGCATACCCGCGTAGATCTGCTTTTTATCGCAAAGAACTGATCAACTTTCTCATTCTTTGCCGAGACAACGGTTTTGACCCTTGGAGCATCAAAGGCTCCTATGCCGGTGCCTTTGGCCAGGCACAATTCATGCCATCCAGTTTCAACACGTACGCCGTCGATTTCGATGGTGATCAGCGCCCCGACATTGTCAATTCACTCCCCGACATCTTTGCTTCTATTGCTCATTATCTTAAAGAATTCGGATGGATATTCCACACCCCCCTTTATGCCGAATTAGGCCGTGAATTGCGTTCCGACATGCTCATCCAGGCATATACCGAGGGAAGAAAAGGACGAGTTGATTGGCGCCGGCTGGCAAAGATACAAGACGTATCACTTCCCCAATCGCCAGGAGACATGCCGCTTTCCATCGTGGGTCTTGAACTAGCACCGCAGGATGGAAGCGGAATGCGCTATATTGCGGGATATCCAAACATGCACGCAATCAACGAATACAACCACAGCAGCAAATACGCCATGGCCGTCGCTGAGATGGCCGAGTCGCTGAAAAACTGA
- a CDS encoding DHH family phosphoesterase has translation MHYDIFNGDADGIFSLHQFRLSTPFPEAQLITGVKRDICLLAQLENLCGCVLTVFDISLDSNRLSLLKILHGGNEVTYFDHHYAGDPISGPGLHTHIDPSPATCTSLVVDKVFHHQHGLWAICGAFGDNLLDQALNLAKSFRLSDQQTEQLRELGELFNYNGYGSTLEDLHFHPQELYEAIRPYTDPFDYLANTQQVNTLRVAYQTDIALAMQQEELTTIGINRVYHLPNASWARRAVGVFSNRKARELPAAAHAIITDNPDGTLRISVRAPLADPHHADTLCKLYPTGGGRSAAAGINILPKDLLDQFLKSFHSFYSRQ, from the coding sequence ATGCACTATGATATCTTCAACGGCGATGCTGATGGGATTTTTTCTCTCCATCAGTTTCGCTTGAGCACCCCATTCCCTGAGGCTCAGCTGATAACCGGCGTGAAAAGAGATATTTGCCTGCTGGCGCAGCTTGAGAATTTGTGTGGGTGTGTCCTCACCGTCTTCGACATCTCTCTCGACAGTAACCGTTTGTCATTGCTAAAAATTCTCCACGGCGGCAACGAGGTCACCTACTTCGACCATCATTACGCCGGTGATCCGATCAGCGGTCCGGGCTTACACACCCACATCGATCCCAGCCCAGCGACATGCACCTCTCTCGTCGTCGACAAGGTCTTCCATCACCAACATGGTCTATGGGCAATATGTGGCGCCTTTGGCGACAACCTCCTTGACCAGGCGTTAAATTTAGCAAAATCTTTTCGCCTCAGTGACCAACAGACTGAGCAATTGCGTGAACTGGGTGAACTGTTCAATTATAATGGTTACGGATCCACCCTGGAAGATCTCCACTTCCATCCCCAAGAGCTTTATGAAGCAATCCGGCCATACACAGACCCCTTTGACTACCTTGCCAATACTCAACAGGTGAACACCTTGCGAGTTGCATACCAGACCGATATTGCCCTGGCCATGCAACAGGAAGAATTGACCACAATAGGCATCAACAGAGTATACCATCTGCCGAATGCATCTTGGGCTCGTCGCGCCGTGGGCGTCTTTTCCAATCGAAAAGCGCGAGAATTGCCGGCCGCCGCCCATGCCATTATCACAGACAATCCCGACGGAACTCTGCGAATCAGTGTGCGAGCCCCACTTGCGGACCCACACCATGCGGACACCTTATGCAAACTCTATCCGACCGGCGGCGGCCGCTCAGCAGCAGCTGGAATCAACATACTGCCCAAAGACCTGCTCGACCAGTTTCTCAAATCGTTTCATTCTTTTTATTCCCGACAATGA
- the lptD gene encoding LPS assembly protein LptD produces MSLRPPRFSGLRLVFFLLSLQLINVAPQDVYGEKVTTEKWNIAADKVTRYENPNSIVAQGNVVLEKNEKVVAKPKKALNTTAWAELLEEEVKPPEATAGQVEKSNVPEFKTTVTIKADWIVYDVDLESIKAKGNVRIITKDEQLFAKEVSLNLAQETGKFTDATILRNELSLHLEGKTIEKTGYDTYRIDDGWVITCKLEKGETPPWSFASASTEITQGGYAIMKHARFNIKDVPILYSPYLILPAKNTRQSGLLYPYISSSSINGLGLNLPFFLDISDSADMTFFPEYYSNRGFMPGAEFRYVASTTDKGMFTASFLKDSLSDFSETEYYHDTGASHDNSDRYWIRGKANHVFGDGWQSRLDLDIVSDQDYLTEFNTGVTGYKKTYDNYLETFGRSFQNQTETQRQNSFKTLRSYKGMSLETNLLAINHANTNASDTDTPLWKLPSVAFSGALPVWDTNFSFDWNSTYVNYWREDGVGGHRLDLHPSISAPIPISPYLETLAEFSLRDTLYYVETYGDAEWDEDDTQNRFLPEYKVEVATTLERDFATGEGAMDGFNHQIRPFVKYGRIPGVDQTRFPQFDSVDQVDVKNAFTYGMDNFFNSLAAKNSIKNTVWDYASLRVEQSYDLRQNPSEEPFLPITAKLGWAPVNHARISYKTAYDVYEDDFTTHTLGGSYRNSRGDIFGLDYSYKEKTSTMTSDIEQLNAIFRAPIISSWIAGAEVQHSFSQDETIKANGSLTYQAPCWSVTFETQYTPTDTAFVMLFNLANIGTPLGVGL; encoded by the coding sequence GTGTCCCTCCGCCCACCCCGGTTTTCTGGTCTGCGTTTAGTTTTTTTCCTGCTCTCTCTCCAACTGATAAACGTTGCACCTCAAGATGTTTATGGCGAGAAGGTTACTACGGAAAAGTGGAATATTGCCGCAGACAAGGTCACCCGTTATGAAAATCCGAACAGCATAGTCGCCCAGGGTAATGTCGTCCTCGAAAAGAATGAAAAAGTCGTCGCAAAGCCGAAAAAGGCCTTAAATACCACCGCTTGGGCGGAACTTCTGGAAGAGGAGGTCAAACCACCGGAAGCTACTGCCGGTCAGGTCGAAAAAAGCAATGTCCCGGAATTCAAAACGACGGTTACCATTAAGGCTGACTGGATAGTCTATGACGTAGATCTTGAATCGATAAAGGCCAAGGGCAATGTTCGAATAATCACCAAGGACGAGCAGCTCTTTGCCAAAGAGGTCTCTCTCAACCTCGCGCAAGAAACCGGAAAGTTCACGGACGCCACCATTCTGCGCAACGAACTGTCTCTGCATCTGGAAGGAAAAACCATTGAAAAAACGGGGTACGACACCTACCGGATCGACGACGGCTGGGTAATAACCTGTAAACTGGAGAAGGGTGAGACTCCCCCCTGGAGCTTTGCCAGCGCCAGCACAGAGATCACCCAGGGTGGCTATGCAATTATGAAGCATGCCCGCTTCAACATCAAGGACGTACCGATCTTATACTCCCCCTACCTGATCTTGCCGGCAAAGAATACCCGCCAAAGCGGCCTGCTTTACCCCTATATTTCCTCTTCAAGCATCAACGGGCTCGGTCTCAATCTGCCATTTTTTCTCGACATTTCCGACTCGGCCGACATGACATTCTTTCCCGAATACTATTCCAACCGCGGCTTTATGCCGGGGGCGGAGTTTCGCTACGTCGCCAGTACCACCGATAAAGGCATGTTCACAGCCAGCTTTCTCAAAGACAGCCTTTCTGACTTTTCCGAAACAGAATATTATCATGATACCGGCGCATCCCACGATAATAGCGACAGATACTGGATCCGCGGTAAAGCCAACCATGTTTTTGGCGATGGCTGGCAATCCCGTCTTGATTTGGATATCGTCTCCGACCAAGATTATCTGACAGAATTCAACACAGGCGTTACCGGTTATAAAAAGACCTACGATAACTATCTCGAAACCTTTGGCCGCAGCTTCCAGAACCAGACCGAAACGCAACGCCAGAATTCATTTAAAACTCTTCGGAGTTACAAGGGCATGTCCCTTGAAACAAATCTCCTGGCAATCAATCACGCCAACACCAATGCCAGCGATACCGACACTCCCCTTTGGAAATTGCCAAGCGTTGCTTTTTCCGGGGCATTACCGGTTTGGGACACCAATTTTTCTTTTGATTGGAATTCTACCTATGTCAATTACTGGCGTGAGGATGGTGTAGGCGGGCACCGGCTCGATCTCCATCCGTCCATATCCGCCCCCATCCCCATCAGTCCATATCTGGAGACCCTGGCGGAATTTTCCCTGCGCGACACCCTTTATTACGTCGAAACATACGGCGATGCTGAATGGGACGAGGATGATACCCAAAACAGGTTCTTACCCGAATATAAGGTAGAGGTAGCCACCACCCTCGAACGCGATTTCGCAACCGGTGAGGGTGCAATGGATGGTTTTAATCACCAAATTCGACCCTTCGTCAAATACGGCCGGATACCGGGTGTTGATCAAACGCGTTTTCCACAGTTTGACTCAGTAGACCAGGTTGATGTCAAAAATGCCTTCACCTACGGCATGGACAACTTCTTCAACTCGCTGGCAGCCAAAAATTCCATCAAAAACACGGTATGGGATTATGCTTCTCTCCGCGTTGAGCAGTCCTATGATCTGCGCCAGAATCCATCAGAGGAACCATTTTTGCCTATTACCGCAAAACTTGGCTGGGCACCGGTCAATCATGCAAGAATTTCTTACAAAACAGCGTATGACGTCTATGAAGACGATTTCACCACCCACACCCTCGGTGGCAGCTATAGAAATAGTCGTGGAGATATTTTTGGCCTTGATTACAGTTACAAAGAAAAAACCTCAACAATGACCAGCGACATTGAACAGCTGAACGCAATTTTCCGTGCACCGATTATAAGCAGCTGGATTGCCGGGGCGGAGGTGCAACATTCCTTCTCTCAGGACGAGACTATTAAAGCTAACGGCTCCCTCACCTATCAGGCCCCCTGCTGGTCGGTCACTTTTGAAACGCAATATACACCCACGGATACGGCCTTTGTCATGCTGTTCAATTTAGCAAATATTGGCACCCCTCTGGGAGTTGGTCTTTAA
- a CDS encoding Rne/Rng family ribonuclease has product MAGNTDNDAEKKTVQIKATTGAWWKSTATPEVAGDGAATDQPKKPAARKRAPRAKASQPKQSAASGQVTAPPNEEAPVDKNQAMSQDSMPGPETGKSPRRRPPRKRQGAKRPKPEAPVAQPEGEGSEAVPGEVVEVSTPATHDDGEQIPRDRRKSKSGRGRRGRRGGKRPVPHEELASDSEKDGVIPSVPQDNDVPEEYPRDHFDRDLDDDSYDDEEMFDAAPEEDDVLEEEVHEEVKRVCKLLINAEEPEECRLALLEDGRLESIHVSTISRTQTKNNIYKAKIVAIEPSLQAAFVDYGTEKNGFLPFSEIHPEYYKQEMSKEVRHLVETHQWKKLSILDVIEKGQEILAQVVKEEVGKKGANMTTYLSIPGRCVVLMPGSDSSGISRKISGEEKRSQLRGAMNSIDLPEGIGWIVRTASVDINEEALSRDVKYLMNLWDDIKRKGQELKGVGLVYEDQESVLRFLREHFDPSIQEILVDDRTALEQVKTFVELLPEKQRNVKVRLHQGARPIFNQYSIEDQIESIYQPQVSLPSGGSIVINPTEALVAIDVNSGSTSKGKNFEASIFQANMEAAAELARQLRLRDLGGLIVVDFIDMRNRKHIMAVEKKVKDSMKKDKAKVDFSRISKFGLMQISRQKLGAPIEAGNYRQCEHCKGRGTVRSVETLSLYYLRRIQTGASRKGVGKIECHLPMDVASYLLNNKRSELHEMEKRYEVEISITARSDMKPMDNDLHFHKAEKEIKEKKQA; this is encoded by the coding sequence ATGGCGGGAAACACAGATAATGATGCGGAAAAGAAAACTGTTCAGATAAAAGCGACAACCGGTGCATGGTGGAAAAGTACCGCAACGCCCGAAGTCGCCGGGGATGGAGCGGCGACGGATCAACCGAAAAAGCCCGCGGCGCGCAAGAGGGCTCCGAGGGCTAAGGCCTCTCAGCCGAAACAATCTGCTGCAAGCGGCCAGGTAACAGCCCCACCCAATGAAGAAGCCCCTGTAGACAAGAATCAGGCAATGAGCCAGGATTCCATGCCGGGCCCCGAAACCGGGAAATCGCCCAGGAGGCGGCCTCCGAGAAAGCGTCAGGGGGCTAAACGCCCCAAGCCGGAGGCACCGGTGGCACAGCCCGAAGGGGAAGGCTCAGAAGCTGTGCCCGGCGAGGTTGTGGAAGTTTCCACGCCTGCCACTCATGACGACGGGGAACAGATTCCAAGAGACCGTCGAAAGTCCAAGAGTGGCCGTGGCAGACGCGGCAGGCGAGGGGGGAAAAGACCGGTTCCGCACGAAGAATTAGCTTCTGACTCTGAAAAAGATGGCGTAATTCCATCGGTTCCTCAGGACAACGATGTTCCTGAGGAATATCCTCGGGATCATTTCGACAGAGATCTGGACGATGACTCCTACGATGACGAGGAGATGTTTGATGCAGCGCCCGAAGAAGATGACGTGCTGGAAGAAGAAGTCCATGAAGAGGTGAAGAGAGTCTGCAAGCTTCTCATCAATGCCGAGGAACCCGAGGAATGCCGACTGGCCCTCCTTGAGGATGGCAGACTTGAATCGATCCATGTCTCGACCATATCCAGGACCCAGACCAAGAACAATATCTATAAGGCGAAAATTGTCGCTATTGAGCCGAGCCTGCAGGCGGCTTTCGTTGATTATGGCACGGAAAAAAATGGCTTCCTGCCATTCAGTGAGATACATCCCGAATACTATAAACAAGAGATGAGCAAAGAGGTTCGCCATCTGGTGGAGACCCATCAGTGGAAGAAGCTCAGTATCCTCGATGTCATTGAAAAGGGTCAGGAGATTCTTGCTCAGGTCGTGAAAGAAGAAGTCGGGAAGAAAGGTGCCAATATGACCACCTATCTTTCCATTCCGGGGCGGTGTGTAGTGCTGATGCCGGGTTCGGATTCTTCTGGCATTTCCAGAAAGATTTCAGGAGAAGAAAAAAGGTCCCAACTCCGTGGGGCGATGAACTCCATTGACCTGCCGGAGGGTATCGGCTGGATCGTCCGAACCGCCAGTGTTGACATCAATGAGGAGGCCCTTTCCCGGGATGTCAAATACCTGATGAATCTCTGGGACGATATCAAGAGAAAGGGCCAGGAGTTGAAGGGGGTCGGCCTGGTATATGAAGATCAGGAAAGTGTGCTGCGATTCCTGCGGGAGCATTTTGACCCCTCCATCCAAGAAATTCTGGTTGATGATCGTACCGCCCTGGAACAGGTCAAAACCTTTGTCGAATTGCTCCCGGAAAAGCAGAGAAACGTCAAGGTCCGCCTGCATCAGGGGGCACGGCCGATCTTCAATCAGTACAGCATTGAGGACCAGATAGAGTCGATCTACCAGCCGCAGGTCAGCCTTCCTTCTGGAGGGTCTATCGTTATTAACCCGACCGAGGCCCTGGTGGCGATTGACGTCAACTCCGGTTCGACCTCAAAGGGCAAGAATTTCGAGGCCTCGATTTTTCAGGCGAATATGGAGGCGGCGGCGGAACTCGCCCGGCAATTGCGCTTGAGAGACCTGGGCGGCCTGATAGTCGTCGATTTCATCGATATGCGTAATCGCAAACACATCATGGCCGTGGAAAAAAAGGTCAAGGATTCGATGAAAAAAGACAAGGCGAAGGTCGATTTCAGCCGGATCTCCAAATTCGGGTTGATGCAGATTTCCCGTCAGAAACTTGGTGCACCCATCGAGGCCGGCAACTATCGGCAATGCGAGCACTGCAAAGGGCGGGGAACGGTCAGGTCAGTTGAAACCCTTTCCCTCTATTATCTGCGACGCATTCAAACCGGTGCCAGCAGAAAGGGCGTGGGGAAGATCGAATGCCATCTGCCAATGGATGTCGCATCCTATCTCCTCAACAACAAGAGATCTGAGCTCCACGAAATGGAGAAACGCTACGAGGTTGAAATCTCTATTACCGCTCGGTCGGACATGAAACCGATGGATAATGACTTGCATTTTCATAAGGCGGAAAAAGAGATTAAAGAAAAAAAACAGGCTTGA